From Saccopteryx leptura isolate mSacLep1 chromosome 3, mSacLep1_pri_phased_curated, whole genome shotgun sequence, one genomic window encodes:
- the LOC136397866 gene encoding T-cell surface glycoprotein CD1e, membrane-associated-like isoform X1 — protein MLLLLPLLFKGILCHGPATRVLSPHHPATEEPPSFRLLQSSSFANQTWQHTEGSFWLGELQTHHWDPVSGTIQFLWPWAGGNFSKEELKNIQALLQLYIHSFPQEVQAFSSQFQFEYPFEVQVSGGCGMYSGKAPESFINAAYQGSDFLSFQGNSWKPSPGAGSQAQNVCKMLNHYRVIKEVVQGLLSDTCPRFLSGLLQGGKSDLERQVKPQAWVTKGSSPGPGRLLLVCHVSGFHPKPVWVMWMRGQQEQRATQLGEVLPNADGTWYLQVTLDVAAGQASGLYCRVKHSSLGGHDIIIHWDGYPISLILICLAVAVTLVTVLVVGSWIKQHSSNQSLCSPRAPSPAAPTDGNTQEPRGSGNHLCLAQRSWIKNKLLKKWKKSWNQL, from the exons atgctgctgcttctgcccctgCTTTTCAAGGGAATTCTCTGCCATGGGCCAG CTACCCGAGTTCTATCTCCTCATCATCCAGCAACAGAAGAGCCCCCCTCCTTTCGCTTGCTTCAGAGTTCTTCCTTTGCCAACCAGACCTGGCAGCACACGGAGGGCTCATTCTGGCTGGGTGAGCTGCAGACTCATCACTGGGACCCTGTCTCTGGCACCATCCAGTTCCTGTGGCCCTGGGCTGGGGGTAATTTCAGCAAAGAGGAGCTGAAGAACATCCAGGCGTTATTGCAGTTGTATATCCACAGCTTCCCCCAGGAGGTGCAGGCATTTTCCAGTCAGTTTCAGTTTGAAT ATCCCTTTGAGGTCCAGGTATCCGGTGGCTGTGGAATGTATTCTGGAAAAGCCCCAGAGAGTTTTATAAATGCAGCATATCAAGGATCAGATTTCCTAAGTTTCCAAGGAAATTCCTGGAAGCCATCTCCAGGAGCAGGGAGTCAGGCTCAGAATGTCTGTAAGATGCTTAATCACTACCGTGTTATTAAAGAAGTTGTGCAGGGCCTTCTCAGTGACACCTGCCCTCGGTTTCTGTCAGGCCTCCTGCAAGGAGGGAAGTCAGACCTGGAACGACAGG TGAAGCCACAGGCTTGGGTGACCAAAGGCTCCAGTCCTGGTCCTGGCCGTCTACTGCTGGTGTGCCACGTCTCTGGCTTTCATCCGAAACCTGTGTGGGTGATGTGGATGCGGGGTCAACAGGAGCAGCGGGCCACTCAACTAGGTGAAGTCCTGCCCAATGCTGATGGGACGTGGTATCTTCAAGTAACCCTGGATGTAGCAGCTGGACAGGCTTCTGGCCTGTACTGCCGAGTGAaacacagcagcctgggaggccaTGATATAATCATCCACTGGG ATGGATACCCCATCTCCCTGATATTGATCTGCTTGGCTGTAGCAGTTACTCTGGTTACAGTGCTTGTGGTGGGTTCATGGATTAAACAGCACAG ctcaAATCAGAGTCTCTGCTCTCCCCGTGCTCCCAGCCCTGCCGCTCCCACGGACGGCAACACCCAGGAACCCAGAGGTTCAGGAAACCACCTCTGCCTGGCACAGAGATCTTGGATCAAAAATAAATtgttgaagaaatggaaaaagagctGGAACCAACTGTGA
- the LOC136397866 gene encoding T-cell surface glycoprotein CD1e, membrane-associated-like isoform X3, which translates to MLLLLPLLFKGILCHGPATRVLSPHHPATEEPPSFRLLQSSSFANQTWQHTEGSFWLGELQTHHWDPVSGTIQFLWPWAGGNFSKEELKNIQALLQLYIHSFPQEVQAFSSQFQFEYPFEVQVSGGCGMYSGKAPESFINAAYQGSDFLSFQGNSWKPSPGAGSQAQNVCKMLNHYRVIKEVVQGLLSDTCPRFLSGLLQGGKSDLERQVKPQAWVTKGSSPGPGRLLLVCHVSGFHPKPVWVMWMRGQQEQRATQLDGYPISLILICLAVAVTLVTVLVVGSWIKQHSSNQSLCSPRAPSPAAPTDGNTQEPRGSGNHLCLAQRSWIKNKLLKKWKKSWNQL; encoded by the exons atgctgctgcttctgcccctgCTTTTCAAGGGAATTCTCTGCCATGGGCCAG CTACCCGAGTTCTATCTCCTCATCATCCAGCAACAGAAGAGCCCCCCTCCTTTCGCTTGCTTCAGAGTTCTTCCTTTGCCAACCAGACCTGGCAGCACACGGAGGGCTCATTCTGGCTGGGTGAGCTGCAGACTCATCACTGGGACCCTGTCTCTGGCACCATCCAGTTCCTGTGGCCCTGGGCTGGGGGTAATTTCAGCAAAGAGGAGCTGAAGAACATCCAGGCGTTATTGCAGTTGTATATCCACAGCTTCCCCCAGGAGGTGCAGGCATTTTCCAGTCAGTTTCAGTTTGAAT ATCCCTTTGAGGTCCAGGTATCCGGTGGCTGTGGAATGTATTCTGGAAAAGCCCCAGAGAGTTTTATAAATGCAGCATATCAAGGATCAGATTTCCTAAGTTTCCAAGGAAATTCCTGGAAGCCATCTCCAGGAGCAGGGAGTCAGGCTCAGAATGTCTGTAAGATGCTTAATCACTACCGTGTTATTAAAGAAGTTGTGCAGGGCCTTCTCAGTGACACCTGCCCTCGGTTTCTGTCAGGCCTCCTGCAAGGAGGGAAGTCAGACCTGGAACGACAGG TGAAGCCACAGGCTTGGGTGACCAAAGGCTCCAGTCCTGGTCCTGGCCGTCTACTGCTGGTGTGCCACGTCTCTGGCTTTCATCCGAAACCTGTGTGGGTGATGTGGATGCGGGGTCAACAGGAGCAGCGGGCCACTCAACTAG ATGGATACCCCATCTCCCTGATATTGATCTGCTTGGCTGTAGCAGTTACTCTGGTTACAGTGCTTGTGGTGGGTTCATGGATTAAACAGCACAG ctcaAATCAGAGTCTCTGCTCTCCCCGTGCTCCCAGCCCTGCCGCTCCCACGGACGGCAACACCCAGGAACCCAGAGGTTCAGGAAACCACCTCTGCCTGGCACAGAGATCTTGGATCAAAAATAAATtgttgaagaaatggaaaaagagctGGAACCAACTGTGA
- the LOC136397866 gene encoding T-cell surface glycoprotein CD1e, membrane-associated-like isoform X2 has translation MYKLSTRVLSPHHPATEEPPSFRLLQSSSFANQTWQHTEGSFWLGELQTHHWDPVSGTIQFLWPWAGGNFSKEELKNIQALLQLYIHSFPQEVQAFSSQFQFEYPFEVQVSGGCGMYSGKAPESFINAAYQGSDFLSFQGNSWKPSPGAGSQAQNVCKMLNHYRVIKEVVQGLLSDTCPRFLSGLLQGGKSDLERQVKPQAWVTKGSSPGPGRLLLVCHVSGFHPKPVWVMWMRGQQEQRATQLGEVLPNADGTWYLQVTLDVAAGQASGLYCRVKHSSLGGHDIIIHWDGYPISLILICLAVAVTLVTVLVVGSWIKQHSSNQSLCSPRAPSPAAPTDGNTQEPRGSGNHLCLAQRSWIKNKLLKKWKKSWNQL, from the exons ATGTACAAACTTT CTACCCGAGTTCTATCTCCTCATCATCCAGCAACAGAAGAGCCCCCCTCCTTTCGCTTGCTTCAGAGTTCTTCCTTTGCCAACCAGACCTGGCAGCACACGGAGGGCTCATTCTGGCTGGGTGAGCTGCAGACTCATCACTGGGACCCTGTCTCTGGCACCATCCAGTTCCTGTGGCCCTGGGCTGGGGGTAATTTCAGCAAAGAGGAGCTGAAGAACATCCAGGCGTTATTGCAGTTGTATATCCACAGCTTCCCCCAGGAGGTGCAGGCATTTTCCAGTCAGTTTCAGTTTGAAT ATCCCTTTGAGGTCCAGGTATCCGGTGGCTGTGGAATGTATTCTGGAAAAGCCCCAGAGAGTTTTATAAATGCAGCATATCAAGGATCAGATTTCCTAAGTTTCCAAGGAAATTCCTGGAAGCCATCTCCAGGAGCAGGGAGTCAGGCTCAGAATGTCTGTAAGATGCTTAATCACTACCGTGTTATTAAAGAAGTTGTGCAGGGCCTTCTCAGTGACACCTGCCCTCGGTTTCTGTCAGGCCTCCTGCAAGGAGGGAAGTCAGACCTGGAACGACAGG TGAAGCCACAGGCTTGGGTGACCAAAGGCTCCAGTCCTGGTCCTGGCCGTCTACTGCTGGTGTGCCACGTCTCTGGCTTTCATCCGAAACCTGTGTGGGTGATGTGGATGCGGGGTCAACAGGAGCAGCGGGCCACTCAACTAGGTGAAGTCCTGCCCAATGCTGATGGGACGTGGTATCTTCAAGTAACCCTGGATGTAGCAGCTGGACAGGCTTCTGGCCTGTACTGCCGAGTGAaacacagcagcctgggaggccaTGATATAATCATCCACTGGG ATGGATACCCCATCTCCCTGATATTGATCTGCTTGGCTGTAGCAGTTACTCTGGTTACAGTGCTTGTGGTGGGTTCATGGATTAAACAGCACAG ctcaAATCAGAGTCTCTGCTCTCCCCGTGCTCCCAGCCCTGCCGCTCCCACGGACGGCAACACCCAGGAACCCAGAGGTTCAGGAAACCACCTCTGCCTGGCACAGAGATCTTGGATCAAAAATAAATtgttgaagaaatggaaaaagagctGGAACCAACTGTGA